Below is a genomic region from Jiangella gansuensis DSM 44835.
ACGTCTCGTGGGCACCGGCGCCCCAGATCCGCGGCAGTGCCTCCGAGGTGAGCCACGTCTCCGCGGCCCGTGCCGTCGTCATGACCAGGGCGAACTGCGTCAGGACGAGGACGGTCACCGCTGGGGTACTGCCGAGGATCTCGTTGGCGGCGAACGCCAGCGGCACCGCGAGGACGCCGATGGCCGCTACCGGCCGGGTACTGCGCAGCAGCACCACCGCGCTCAGCCCGAGCGGCCGCGGCCACCGGTAGGCGGCGGCCGGAATCGGCCGCCGGCGCGTCGTCTGGTCGCGTTGCCGGACGAGGCGGACGACCTCGCCCTCCATGAGGGTGAAGCCAGCGCTCACCGCCCAGCGATGCCGGGCACCGCGGTACAGCTGCCAGCGTGGCGTCAGTTCGGCGGCCCTGCCGCGCCTGGCCGTGGCTCCGCGCCGGATGGCGGCGACGAGCGCGGCGGTGACGACGATGCCGGCGACCGCCCCGGCGGCCACCACGCCGGCCGGGCCCCACGCCTCACCGGCGGCGACGCTCACCCCGGCGGCGCCGGCCGCGAACGCGGCCCAGCGGGCGGGCCCGTCCAGGTCGCGCCGCTGCAGGTACATCGTCGCGACGACCAGGAGCTCGAGCGTCAACCAGACCGCGACGGACGGCCCGACGGCGGGAAGACCGACGGCGGCCAGGGCGAGGCCGGCCACCACGGCGACGAGGGTCGCGAGCGCCATGGACACGAGCAGCACCTGGGCGGCGGCGCTGCGCAGCAACTGCGCCGGGTGCTGTCGCCACACCAGCCAGTGCAGGCGCGCCGCGGGCACGGCGAGCGGGCCGGCGAAGTGCCAGCCCGCGATCCAGGCACCGACCACGAAGCACAGCAGCGAGACGGCGACCCAGCCGGGGGAGTGGCCGCGGTCCCTGGCGCCGGCCAGGATCTCCGGGACACCGCTGGCCGCGACGGCGTACAGCACCATCGCGGTGAGAGCGGCACCGACGGCCAGTTCGTACCAGCCGCCGGCCGTGCGTGGCCTCACCTGCGTTCCGACGGGGTCAGGTCGAGCACCGGGCAGCCGAGCCGGTCGACGAGTCCGATGGAGTGACTGGACAACACGATGCAGCGGTCCGGCGTCGCCATGGATGTCAGTTCGGCCGCCAACAGATCGATGCCGTCGGCGTCGAGGTGCTGTTCGGGTTCGTCCAGCAGGAGCACCCGCCACGGCCGGACCCGGGCCGCGGCCAGCGCGGCACGGCGGCGCTGACCCGCACTGAGCGACTCCGGCAGCCGGTCGCGCAGGCCGGCCACGCCGAACGCCTCGAGCGCGGCGCCGACGGCGTCGTCGTCCCCGCCGGAGGCCATCAGGAGGATGTGGTCGGCGACGGTGAGATCCGGCAGCCAGGTGAAGTCGTCGAGGATGCCGAAGACGGACCGCCAGTGCACCGCCGACGAAGGGTCCGAGCGCCGGCCGTCCAGGGCGATGGTCCCGGCGTCGAGGGGAGTGGCCCCGGCCAGGCATTCCAGCAGGGTCGACTTGCCGGAGCCGTTGGGCCCCACCAGCGCGACGACACCGCCGCCGGCGACGTCGAACGTGAGGTCGTCGAAGACCATCAGGTCGCCGTAGGTCTTGCGCAGCCCGGCGGCGTGCAGCACCGGCCGCTCGCGGTCACCGGTGCTCTCCGGCAGGACACTCATCCGGCCGCCAGCGCGAGTTCCCACCGTGTCGACGGTCCGAGCTGCAGGTGCTCGGTGACGCCGGCGGGCTGGAAGCCGGCGCGAGTGAGCGAGGCCGCGGACGCGTCGTTGCCGTTCGTGGTGACGGCCCGGACGAAGGCGACCGGCTGGGAGCGAAGCCAGCGCACGACGGTACGGATGGCGTCGGTCACGAGGCCGCGGCCGCGGCCGTCCGGCGCCAGGAAGTAGGAGATCTCGGCGGCTCCGTCGGTGATCTCGGCGACGGTGAGCTCGTCGCGTTCGGTGGTGAAGGCGAGAACGGTCTCGTCGCGGGCCGCGACGTACCAGTCGGCGTCGCCGGCGCGCCATGCCCGCAACGTGACCCGATCACCGCGCAGTCTGCCGACCTCCATGGTTCGATCCTGCCAGAGCCGGCCGGGGCGACGGAGGAGTGGCCGTGCCGGCTCGGTTGCGCCGTCAGCGGCGTGGCGCGGGGATGCCGGCGAGTTCGGTGACGGTGGTCGCGGCCCATTCACCCACGGAGGCGACGTAGGCGTCAGCGGGCCGGGCGACGACGTCCGCGGCGGTCATCGACCACCGTGTGGGCCAGGCGCCGGGCACGTGGTCGCGGGAACCCGGCGTGCCGGACGTGACCTTCGTGCCGCGGGTCCGGCGGCGCACCTCACGGCGGAGCATCGCGACCGGGATCGGGCTCTCGACCATCTGCGCCACGCGATCGCGGAGGCCGAACAGAGCCTCGGCGGTCAGGCGCGACGGGTGCTGCAACTGGTAGGCGCCGATGGCGTAGAAGTGCGCGCGCAGCGACGCCTCGCCGCCGTCCAGAACGATGGTCTCGATCTCGAGCAGCTCCGCGACCCGGTCCCAGCAGTCACCGGACGCTGGCAGCGGGCCGCCGCATTCGGCACACGCGCCACCCACCGCGTCTCGATCGGCCGCCGTCACGGTCACCGACGATACCGCTCCCAGCATCACGGAGTGAGCAGCACCTTGACCATGCCGTCGGCCTTCTTCTGGAACCGGTCGTAGGCGGCCGGCGCCTCCTCGAGCGGCAGCCGGTGCGTGTGGAAATGCTCGACTCCGAGCGGGTCGTCGTCGCCGGTCAGCAGGGGCATGATGTCGTCGGACCACCGCCGCACGTTGGCCTGACCCATGCGCAGCTGGATCTGCTTGTCGAACAGCGTGAGCATCGGCAGCGGGTCGGCCATGCCGCCGTAGACGCCGGCGAGCGAGATCGTCCCGCCGCGGCGAACCGCGTCGATGGCCATGTACAGCGAGGCGAGACGGTCCACGCCGGCCTTCTGCATCATCGGCTCGGCGATGGCGTCGGGCAGGAAGCCCGCGAGCTTCTGCGCGGCCTGGGCGACCGGGGAACCGTGGGCTTCCATGCCGACGGCGTCGATCACGGAGTCCGCGCCGCGGCCGTCGGTGAGGTCACGCACGGTGCCGGCGAGGTCGTCCTCGGCGTCGGGATCGAGCACGACCGCGCCTCGCTCGGCCACCCTGGCCCGCCGTTCGGGCACCGGGTCGGCGGCGATCACTCGATGGCCCCGATGCGCTGCGATGCGGCTGGCCATGTCGCCGATCGGTCCCAGACCCAGAACGAGGACGGTGCCCTCGCGCGGGACGCCGGCGTACTCGACCGCCTGCCAGGCCGTAGGCAGCACGTCGGACAGGTAGACGAACCGCTCGTCCGGCCCCTCCGGCGGCAGCGAGATGGGGGCGTACTGCGCCTGCCGCACCTGCAGGTACTGCGCCTGCCCGCCCGGCACCTGACCGTACAGCTTGGTGTAGCCGTACAGCGCCGCACCCATCCCGTGCTCGCGTACCTGGGTGGTCTCACACTGCGTGTGCAGACCCTGCTGGCACATGTAGCAGGTCCCGCAGCAGATTTGGAACGGCACTACGACCCGGTCGCCCGGCGCGATGCCCGTCACCTCGCTGCCGATCTCCTCGACGATGCCCATGGATTCGTGCCCCAGGATGTCGCCGGGCTTCATGAACGGCGACATGGGTTCGTACAGGTGCAGGTCCGACCCGCAGATCGCGGTGGTGGTGACGCGGATGACCGCGTCCGTAGGCGCGTCGATGCGTGGGTCCGCGACGTCCTCGACCCGGACGTCGCGGATGCCCTGCCAGGTCACTGCCCTCATCACACTGCCCCATCTCGTGGTGTCCGACACGGATGCACTCCGCGTACCCGTCGGCGCCGCGGCCATGCTGGGCGCCGACGGCGCGCGTGAGGCGGGGCTGCTCGGGTATGACGCGGGCATGGGGATGAACCTTCCGAAACCACGCGGAGAACTGAGTCAACTCGTGTCCACGGCGCTGCGGGGCCGGGACTCGTCGTGGGAGACCGCGATGCGGGCCGGCCCGTCGGGCCCGGACGACCTGCACGTGACGCTGTGGATGCTGTACGAACTCAGCTACCGGGGCTTCGCCGACGTGGACGACGACCTGGAGTGGCACCCGGACGCGGTGCGGGTGCGCCGGACGCTCGAGCGCCGGTTCGAGGACGAGCTACGCACGGACTTCGCCGCCCCGGAACCGGCCGGGCCGTTCGCCGATGCGCTGGCCGAGTTCATCGACGCCGACGACGGAGCGTCGGTGGCGTCGTTCGTGCAGCGCTCCGCCACCCGCGAGCACGTGCTGGAGCTGTTGCGGCATCGGTCGATCTACCACCTGAAGGAGGCCGATCCGAGCACGTGGGTGGTGCCGCGGCTGCCGGTGGCGCCGAAGGCAGCCCTGATGGAGTTGCAGTACGACGAGTACGGCTGCGGCGACCCCAATCGGCTGCACGCCCACCTGTTCACGCTCGGCCTGGAAGCATCCGGGTTGCGCTCGGATTACGGCGCCTACATCGACGACGTCCCCGTTGAGGTGTTGATGCAGAACAACGCCATGTCGCTGTTCGGCCTGCATCGGAGGCTGCGTGGTGCCGCGATGGGACACCTCGCGGCGTTCGAGGCGACCAGTTCGCTCCCGTCGCGCCGGATGGCCCAGGGCTTGGAACGCCTCGGCTTCCCCGCGGAGATGGTCGCCTACTACACGGAGCACGTCGAGGCCGATGCCGTCCACGAACAGTTGGCCATCCGGACCATCTGCGGCGCGCTGGTGGCGCAGGAGCCGGCTCAGGCAGCTGAGATCATGTTCGGCGCGTCGACCTGCCTCGGCCTGGAAGACCGCTTCGCCCGCCGGATGCTGACGGAGTGGGGAGCATGAGCACCTTCGAGCACCCCGATGTCGTCGTCTGCCCCGGCGGTCCGCTACTGCTGCGTGGGCGGCATGTCGTGGAGGATGCCGAGGGGCAGACTCACGTCACCACGCGGCCCGTGAGCGCGGTGTGCCGGTGTGGCAAATCGGCCACCCAACCCTGGTGCGACGGCACCCACAAGGTCATTCCCGACAAGCAGAAGCCGTGAACCGGCGGAGGAGCACCAGGACGCCGTGCGGCTGGTAGGACCGCACGGCGAGAACGTCCAGGTCGGCCGCATGGTCGCGCACGGAGAGCGCCTGCTCCAGCGTCCCCAGCTGCGCCAGGGCCGAGCCGCCGTCGGCGAGGTGCGCGTCGATGGCCGTCAGGCAGCGCCGCATCACGTCCAGGCCGTCGGCTCCGCCGTCGATCGCGGCCACCGGGTCCTCCGGGAACCGCCCGACGGCGTCGCTGGGCACCCACGGGGGGTCGGCGAGGATGAGCGCGTAACGCTCGCCGGGCCGCAGTGCTTCGTCGATCGTCCCCTGGCGGACCTCGACGCGGCCCACGCCCCGGCCGGCCGCTCGCGCGGCGTTGGCGCGAGCGTGGCCACAGGCCACCGGATCGGCGTCGACCTGGACGAGGTGGCGCCCACTGCCGGCCACGGCGAGCAGCCCGATCTGTCCGGCGCCGGCACACAGTTCCAGCACCGGCCCGGGTGGCGCGGCGCGCAACAAGTCGGCGGCCCACCGGGCCTGGTTGACCGTCCACGGCCGCGGCCGCAACACCCGGTCGTCGAAGCCGATCGACAGCGACCCGAACGTCATGTATTCGTGGACGGCGGCCGCGGGCGGTGAAGTCGTCGCAGGGTTCATGCTGTGGCGTGCGCGGCGTTGTCGCTGACCGAACCGACGCCCTCTTCCTGTGCGCAGTGGGCGCAGCAGTAGACCTGGGCGCCCGCCTGAATGCCGTGGCCTATCACCCGGCAGCCGCAGTGCGCGCACTGCGGCGCGCACTGGTGAATGGCGCACTCGAAGCTGTCGAACACGAACTCCTGGCCGTCGGCCGTGCGCAGCGTGAAGGCGGCCTCGTAGTCGTTGCCGCAGACGGTGCACTGCATCGTGGGTCCTCTCATCGGTGGTACCTGGTCGTTGGGTGTCCAGTACCCGCGTCTCGGTACGTGATTCGCCCTCGTGCACGACGGCGCCGGCCTGGAGGTGATCTTGGCTCGTTTCCGGCCGATGCCACCGGGTAGTAGCAGGCCGGGGGCGAACCGGAGGAGGCGTCATGCGGAATCTGCGTCGCTGGGGTGCGGTGTACGTCCTGATCCTGCTGTTCCTCGGATCGTGGCTGGGCCAGTTCCTGACTCAGCTGGCGCAGTTTCGAACGATCAGCAGGCCCACGGGGAGCCCTTCGCCTGGTCCGACTACTTCGCGACCTTCTTCTCCTCGACGTTCGAGAACTGGCAGAGCGAGTGGCTCCAGCTGGTTTTCCAGGCCGTGCTGCTGCTGGCGGCCAAGCACCTGATCTTCCAGGCGGACGCCGAGGACCTGGAACGGATCGAGCGGAAGATCGACAACATCCACGAGCACGTGGGGGCCGGCGAGGTCGGCCCGGAGAAGGGCGACGACGCCGCGATCAGGCCGGAGCGCTCGACCTGAGGCGACCACGCTCCGTCGGCGGCGATTCGCCCCGTTTGAGTGCCTTCGGCAGTGGTACCTGACGAGGATCGTCCGCGACTCTGCTCTGGAGGTCCCATGCCGAACAAGGAACGAGACTCCGTCCGCCGCAACCTCCTCGCCGCACTCATGCGCAAGGCGGACGCCGACCTCTATCCGTCGTCGACGATGCTCGACGTGATCGAGTCGCTCCTCACGGAGGAGGACCTTCCTCAGTACGAGCGGCTGCTGCTGTCGCACATCGACGGCGACGCCTACCCGAGCATCCCGATGATCCGCCGGCTGCAGCGGTTCGCCTGACCGCCGTCGTTAGCGGCCGCCCAGGCCGGGTATGGCCGATTCGTACTGAACTAGGACGAAATGTCCACGAGGGGAGTGCGTGATGAACACCGGGGCACGGATCGCCGCAGCGGCGGCCAGCGGCTACATCCTCGGCCGCACCAAGAAGCTGAAACTGGCCATCGCCGTAGGCAGCATGCTGGCCGGCAAGCGGCTGGCGACCGATCCGCGGGGGATGCTGCGGCAGGCCAACGAACTGGTCGAGAGCCGGCCGGAGCTGGCCAAGCTCTCCGAGCAGGCACGCACCACCCTGCTGACCGCCGCGCGCGGCGCCGCGGTAGGCGTCGTCAGCCAGCGCATCGACCGCCTCAGCGACTCGATCCGCGACCGGTCCGAGCGGCTGACGGGTCAGGTGGACGAGAGCGCGGAATCGGATGAGGAAGACGAAGGCCCGGCCCGTGGCGACGAGCAGGTCGACGAGGGCGGCGACGAGCAGGCTGACGAGGGCGGCGACGAGCAGGCTGACGAGGGCGGCGACGAGCAGGCTGACGAGGGCGGCGACGAGCAGGCTGACGAGGGCGGCGACGAGCAGGTCGACGAGGGCGGCGACGAGCAGGCTGACGAGGGCGGCGACGAGCAGGTCGACGAGGGCGGCGACGAGCAGGCTGACGAGGGCGGCGACGAGCAGGCTGACGAGGGCGGCGACGAGCAGGCGGAGGAGCCGGCCGAGAGCCGGCCACGCGAGCGAGCCGCCAAGAAGGCCCCGGCCAAGAAGGCCCCGGCGAAGAAGGCACCGGCGAAGAAGGCTCCGGCCAAGAAGGCGTCATCTCGCCAGAGCGGATCCACTGCGAAGCGGTCCGCGACCAAGAAATCCACCTCGCGGACACGGTCTCGTTCCGCCGGGTCGAAGGGGTGACCGCGATGACGACCGACACCGAGAAGAAGGACCAGGGCCAGGGCGCGCGCGGGCTGATCGACGAGTTGCCGCTGGACCGCCTGAAGGAGGAAGCGAAACGGGGCCTCACGTCGCTGGGCGAGTGGGCCTTGCAATCAGCCGGTGACCGTCTCACGAGTGCTACCAGCAAGCTCGATGACATCGCCGAGGGCGGGCCGGTGGCGCAAGCCGTCGCCGGTGCTGCCGGTGGTGGTGTGGCCGGCGCCGCGAAGGGTGCGCTCTCCGGCATCAAGGACAAGATCACCGGCATGTTCTCCGGTGGTGGTGGCGACGGCGGCGGCGGCAAGGCCACGAAGGCCACCAACATCGTCGAGGAAATCGACATCGGCGCACCCATTGACCTCGTCTACAACCAGTGGACGCAGTTCCAGGACTTCTCGGGCTTCATGAAGAAGGTCGAGAGCGTCGAGCAGAAGTCCGACGAGAAGCTGGATTTCAAAGCGCAGGTGTTCTGGTCGCACCGCACCTGGTCTGCGACGATCCTCGAGCAGGTCCCTGAGGAACTGATCGTCTGGCGGTCCTCCGGCCCCAAGGGTCACGTCGACGGGGCGGTCACGTTCCACGAGTTGGCGCCGCGGCTGACGCGGGTGGTCATCGTGCTCGAGTACTACCCGCAGGGCCTGTTCGAGCGCACAGGGAACATCTGGCGGGCACAGGGCCGGCGTGCCCGGCTGGAGCTCAAGCACTTCCGGCGCCACGTCATGGTGCATCTGCTCCGCGACCCCGACGCGGCCGTCGAGGGCTGGCGCGGGGAGATCCACGAGGGCGAGGTCGAGGTCACCGACGAGGAAGCGCGTGAGGGCGAGGCCGAGGAGGCCGAGGCCGAGGACGAGGACGAGGAGTACGAGGGCGAGCCCCAGGACGAGTACGAGGACGACGAGGAGCCCGTGGACGACGAGGAGGACGTCGTCGAAGCGGATGAGGACGAGGACGTCGACGAGGACGAGGACATCGACGAGGACGAGGACGCCGAGGAGGACGAGGACGCCGCTGACGAGGACGACGAATACGACGAAGAGGAGGCCGCCGAGGAGGACGAACTCGTCGAGGACGAGGAGCCGGCTGAGGAGGAGCCGGACGAGGAACCGGCTCCGCGCCGCCGGCGCCGGTCCCGGTGACCGCCCTACGCGACGTCAGCACGACCGACGAAAGGTGAGCACATGACCATGGTGAACCAGCGAGGCTCCGGAGGCGGCGGTCAGCTCCAACGCCCGTCGTCGAGCGGGCTCGCCGACGTCATCGACATCATCCTCGACAAGGGCCTGGTGATCGACGCCTACGTGCGCGTCTCGCTGGTCGGCATCGAGTTGCTGACCA
It encodes:
- a CDS encoding ABC transporter ATP-binding protein, which codes for MSVLPESTGDRERPVLHAAGLRKTYGDLMVFDDLTFDVAGGGVVALVGPNGSGKSTLLECLAGATPLDAGTIALDGRRSDPSSAVHWRSVFGILDDFTWLPDLTVADHILLMASGGDDDAVGAALEAFGVAGLRDRLPESLSAGQRRRAALAAARVRPWRVLLLDEPEQHLDADGIDLLAAELTSMATPDRCIVLSSHSIGLVDRLGCPVLDLTPSERR
- a CDS encoding GNAT family N-acetyltransferase — translated: MEVGRLRGDRVTLRAWRAGDADWYVAARDETVLAFTTERDELTVAEITDGAAEISYFLAPDGRGRGLVTDAIRTVVRWLRSQPVAFVRAVTTNGNDASAASLTRAGFQPAGVTEHLQLGPSTRWELALAAG
- a CDS encoding RsmD family RNA methyltransferase; this translates as MNPATTSPPAAAVHEYMTFGSLSIGFDDRVLRPRPWTVNQARWAADLLRAAPPGPVLELCAGAGQIGLLAVAGSGRHLVQVDADPVACGHARANAARAAGRGVGRVEVRQGTIDEALRPGERYALILADPPWVPSDAVGRFPEDPVAAIDGGADGLDVMRRCLTAIDAHLADGGSALAQLGTLEQALSVRDHAADLDVLAVRSYQPHGVLVLLRRFTASACRE
- a CDS encoding DUF6766 family protein translates to MAGPVPDSAGAVSNDQQAHGEPFAWSDYFATFFSSTFENWQSEWLQLVFQAVLLLAAKHLIFQADAEDLERIERKIDNIHEHVGAGEVGPEKGDDAAIRPERST
- a CDS encoding SRPBCC family protein, translated to MTTDTEKKDQGQGARGLIDELPLDRLKEEAKRGLTSLGEWALQSAGDRLTSATSKLDDIAEGGPVAQAVAGAAGGGVAGAAKGALSGIKDKITGMFSGGGGDGGGGKATKATNIVEEIDIGAPIDLVYNQWTQFQDFSGFMKKVESVEQKSDEKLDFKAQVFWSHRTWSATILEQVPEELIVWRSSGPKGHVDGAVTFHELAPRLTRVVIVLEYYPQGLFERTGNIWRAQGRRARLELKHFRRHVMVHLLRDPDAAVEGWRGEIHEGEVEVTDEEAREGEAEEAEAEDEDEEYEGEPQDEYEDDEEPVDDEEDVVEADEDEDVDEDEDIDEDEDAEEDEDAADEDDEYDEEEAAEEDELVEDEEPAEEEPDEEPAPRRRRRSR
- a CDS encoding iron-containing redox enzyme family protein, with translation MSDTDALRVPVGAAAMLGADGAREAGLLGYDAGMGMNLPKPRGELSQLVSTALRGRDSSWETAMRAGPSGPDDLHVTLWMLYELSYRGFADVDDDLEWHPDAVRVRRTLERRFEDELRTDFAAPEPAGPFADALAEFIDADDGASVASFVQRSATREHVLELLRHRSIYHLKEADPSTWVVPRLPVAPKAALMELQYDEYGCGDPNRLHAHLFTLGLEASGLRSDYGAYIDDVPVEVLMQNNAMSLFGLHRRLRGAAMGHLAAFEATSSLPSRRMAQGLERLGFPAEMVAYYTEHVEADAVHEQLAIRTICGALVAQEPAQAAEIMFGASTCLGLEDRFARRMLTEWGA
- a CDS encoding alcohol dehydrogenase catalytic domain-containing protein gives rise to the protein MRAVTWQGIRDVRVEDVADPRIDAPTDAVIRVTTTAICGSDLHLYEPMSPFMKPGDILGHESMGIVEEIGSEVTGIAPGDRVVVPFQICCGTCYMCQQGLHTQCETTQVREHGMGAALYGYTKLYGQVPGGQAQYLQVRQAQYAPISLPPEGPDERFVYLSDVLPTAWQAVEYAGVPREGTVLVLGLGPIGDMASRIAAHRGHRVIAADPVPERRARVAERGAVVLDPDAEDDLAGTVRDLTDGRGADSVIDAVGMEAHGSPVAQAAQKLAGFLPDAIAEPMMQKAGVDRLASLYMAIDAVRRGGTISLAGVYGGMADPLPMLTLFDKQIQLRMGQANVRRWSDDIMPLLTGDDDPLGVEHFHTHRLPLEEAPAAYDRFQKKADGMVKVLLTP
- a CDS encoding DUF5946 family protein, whose product is MTAADRDAVGGACAECGGPLPASGDCWDRVAELLEIETIVLDGGEASLRAHFYAIGAYQLQHPSRLTAEALFGLRDRVAQMVESPIPVAMLRREVRRRTRGTKVTSGTPGSRDHVPGAWPTRWSMTAADVVARPADAYVASVGEWAATTVTELAGIPAPRR
- a CDS encoding CDGSH iron-sulfur domain-containing protein, producing the protein MSTFEHPDVVVCPGGPLLLRGRHVVEDAEGQTHVTTRPVSAVCRCGKSATQPWCDGTHKVIPDKQKP